The following proteins are co-located in the Acidimicrobiales bacterium genome:
- a CDS encoding TOBE domain-containing protein — MASFRLGEAAELLGVSVDTVRRWADAGRFSTTRTAGGHRVVDGEALARFAADEAPPPRQRAVSGQSARNRLPGIVTKVTRGDVMAQVEIQVGRHRVVSLMSREAADELGLAPGVLAVAAVKATAVVVELPA; from the coding sequence ATGGCGAGCTTTCGTCTGGGAGAAGCTGCCGAGCTGCTCGGGGTGAGCGTCGACACGGTGCGCCGGTGGGCCGACGCCGGACGCTTCTCGACCACGAGGACGGCGGGCGGTCACCGGGTCGTGGACGGCGAGGCCCTGGCCCGGTTCGCGGCCGACGAGGCGCCGCCCCCTCGGCAGCGGGCGGTGAGCGGGCAGTCGGCCCGCAACCGCCTGCCCGGGATCGTCACCAAGGTGACGAGGGGCGACGTCATGGCGCAGGTGGAGATCCAGGTGGGCCGCCACCGGGTCGTGTCGCTCATGTCGCGCGAGGCGGCCGACGAGCTCGGCCTGGCGCCCGGCGTCCTGGCGGTGGCGGCCGTGAAGGCGACCGCCGTCGTCGTCGAGCTGCCGGCCTAG
- a CDS encoding ABC transporter permease, which yields MSRRRGRAPVAVVVPAALGVAIFAVPLAGLVWRAPWGEVVSQVGDGEVRQALALSVTTSIAATAVSAVLGLPLAWLLARSAFPGRRVVRALATLPMVLPPVVGGVALLLAFGRAGLVGGWLDRTFGITLPFTTAGVVLAETFVAMPFLVVTAEVAFRGADTRLEEAARTLGARRGPVFRRVTLPLVWPSLAAGAVLCWARAVGEFGATITFAGSFPGRTQTVPLKVFLLLDTRPEAAIALSLVLVAVSVAVLAGLRTRWLGPG from the coding sequence GTGAGCCGTCGCCGGGGCCGGGCGCCCGTCGCCGTCGTGGTGCCCGCCGCGTTGGGGGTGGCCATCTTCGCCGTCCCGCTGGCCGGCCTCGTCTGGCGGGCGCCGTGGGGCGAGGTGGTGTCCCAGGTGGGCGACGGCGAGGTGCGCCAGGCGCTGGCCCTGTCGGTCACGACGTCGATCGCCGCCACCGCCGTGTCCGCCGTGCTCGGGCTCCCGCTGGCCTGGCTGCTGGCCCGCTCGGCCTTCCCCGGCCGCCGGGTGGTGCGGGCGCTGGCCACCCTCCCGATGGTGCTCCCCCCCGTCGTCGGTGGCGTCGCCCTCCTGCTGGCGTTCGGACGAGCCGGGCTGGTGGGCGGCTGGCTCGACCGCACCTTCGGGATCACCCTTCCCTTCACCACCGCCGGCGTCGTCCTGGCCGAGACGTTCGTGGCCATGCCGTTCCTGGTCGTCACCGCCGAGGTCGCCTTCCGCGGCGCCGACACCCGCCTGGAGGAGGCCGCCCGCACGTTGGGCGCCCGCCGCGGGCCGGTGTTCCGGCGGGTGACCCTCCCGTTGGTGTGGCCGTCGCTGGCCGCCGGTGCCGTGCTGTGCTGGGCCCGGGCGGTGGGCGAGTTCGGGGCGACGATCACCTTCGCCGGCAGCTTCCCGGGGCGGACCCAGACCGTCCCCCTCAAGGTCTTCCTGCTCCTCGACACCCGGCCGGAGGCGGCCATCGCCCTCAGCCTGGTGCTGGTAGCCGTGTCGGTGGCCGTCCTGGCCGGGCTGCGGACGCGCTGGCTGGGCCCGGGGTGA
- the modA gene encoding molybdate ABC transporter substrate-binding protein, which translates to MRRAAAAVAVAVALAAAGCGSSGDAAGRRSVTVVAAASLTEPFTDLGRRFEAADPGVEVEMAFAASPSVAAQVRAGAPADVVATADRVVVDALAAEGLTGPVRTFARNRLAVAVAPGNPRGIRTVDDLARPGVDLVVCAPEVPCGKLAAAALAGAAVAPRPRSYEPDVKAVLGRVVLGEADAGLVYATDVRSAAGRVDGMPLDGPGLMAEYGIATVMASDDPRSARAFVDFVASPAGRDVLTSTGFEVP; encoded by the coding sequence ATGCGACGGGCGGCGGCCGCCGTCGCCGTCGCCGTGGCGCTGGCCGCCGCCGGGTGTGGGTCCTCGGGCGACGCCGCCGGCCGCCGGTCGGTGACCGTCGTCGCCGCCGCCTCCCTGACCGAGCCGTTCACCGACCTGGGCCGGCGCTTCGAGGCGGCCGACCCGGGCGTCGAGGTGGAGATGGCCTTCGCCGCCTCGCCGTCCGTCGCCGCCCAGGTCCGGGCCGGCGCGCCCGCCGACGTGGTGGCGACGGCCGACCGGGTCGTGGTGGACGCCCTCGCCGCCGAGGGGCTCACCGGCCCCGTGCGGACATTCGCCCGCAACCGCCTGGCGGTGGCCGTCGCTCCGGGCAACCCGCGTGGCATCCGCACCGTCGACGACCTGGCCCGCCCGGGGGTCGACCTGGTGGTGTGCGCCCCGGAGGTGCCGTGCGGGAAGCTGGCCGCCGCCGCCCTGGCCGGGGCCGCCGTCGCCCCCCGGCCGCGGTCGTACGAGCCCGACGTGAAGGCCGTGCTCGGCCGGGTCGTGCTCGGGGAGGCCGACGCCGGGCTGGTGTACGCGACCGACGTGCGCTCGGCCGCCGGCCGGGTCGACGGCATGCCCCTCGACGGGCCCGGCCTGATGGCCGAGTACGGCATCGCCACCGTGATGGCGTCCGACGACCCCCGCAGCGCCCGGGCGTTCGTCGACTTCGTTGCCTCACCCGCCGGCCGCGACGTCCTGACCTCCACCGGCTTCGAGGTGCCGTGA
- a CDS encoding choice-of-anchor D domain-containing protein — MAFWSTTSGVVTGVAGTLTGVVGLATLAAQMGWIGGDGGAEEASSRVETAGEAAGEDAGNRLAEDGDAARGDNDAAPEFAVTPASVRFEALGARTTMVTVRNTGGAEVTVEDVTVDSGDADRFTVAAAACTATTLDPGRSCEVEVAYEPAGRGSARATMVVDVAGAPAREVPLTAASLL, encoded by the coding sequence ATGGCGTTCTGGAGCACGACCAGCGGCGTGGTGACCGGCGTCGCCGGCACCCTCACCGGCGTCGTCGGCCTCGCCACGCTCGCCGCCCAGATGGGTTGGATCGGCGGCGACGGCGGCGCCGAGGAGGCGTCGTCCCGGGTGGAGACGGCCGGGGAGGCCGCCGGCGAGGACGCCGGCAACCGCCTGGCCGAGGACGGTGACGCGGCGCGCGGCGACAACGACGCCGCGCCGGAGTTCGCGGTGACGCCGGCGTCGGTGCGCTTCGAGGCGCTCGGCGCCCGCACCACCATGGTCACCGTCCGCAACACGGGCGGGGCGGAGGTCACCGTCGAGGACGTGACGGTGGACAGCGGTGACGCCGACCGGTTCACGGTGGCGGCCGCCGCGTGCACGGCCACCACGCTCGACCCGGGACGCAGCTGCGAGGTGGAGGTCGCCTACGAGCCCGCCGGTCGGGGCTCGGCGCGGGCGACCATGGTCGTGGACGTGGCGGGGGCGCCGGCCCGGGAGGTGCCCCTCACGGCGGCATCGCTGCTCTGA
- a CDS encoding ABC transporter ATP-binding protein: protein MRGGNGLRAAVRVAAGDLVLDVDVEVAPGHVVAVLGPNGAGKTTLLRALAGLVPLAAGAVSHDGSVWEDTAAGVRLRPEQRPVGVVFQDGRLFPHLSAADNVAFGLRARGVPRREARRRAGEWLDRVGMAGRGDARPGALSGGQAQRVALARALAVEPRVLLLDEPLAALDATSRVEVRRELRRHLASFRGVRLLVTHDPVEAVSLADRVVVLEEGRVVQEGLPADLAARPRSAFVADLAGVNLYRGRASGGGIVLAGGFELRAPAAASASGAVLAVIHPRAVSLHPARPEGTPRNVWAGTVESVDPEGERARVRVDGPLPVVAEVTPAAVAELGLAPGTPVWAAVKAAEVGVYPA from the coding sequence GTGAGGGGGGGGAACGGCCTGCGGGCCGCCGTGCGGGTGGCCGCCGGCGACCTCGTGCTCGACGTCGACGTCGAGGTCGCCCCCGGCCACGTGGTCGCCGTCCTCGGTCCGAACGGCGCCGGCAAGACGACGCTGCTGCGGGCGCTGGCCGGCCTGGTGCCCCTGGCCGCCGGCGCCGTCTCGCACGACGGGTCGGTCTGGGAGGACACCGCCGCCGGGGTGCGGCTCCGCCCCGAGCAGCGGCCGGTCGGGGTGGTGTTCCAGGACGGGCGCCTCTTCCCCCACCTCAGCGCGGCCGACAACGTGGCCTTCGGCCTGCGCGCCCGCGGCGTCCCCCGGAGAGAGGCGCGCAGGCGCGCCGGAGAGTGGCTGGACCGGGTGGGGATGGCCGGCCGCGGCGACGCCCGGCCCGGCGCCCTCTCCGGCGGGCAGGCGCAGCGCGTGGCCCTCGCCCGGGCCCTGGCGGTGGAGCCGCGGGTGCTCCTCCTCGACGAGCCGCTGGCCGCCCTCGACGCCACCAGCCGGGTCGAGGTGCGGCGAGAACTGAGACGGCACCTCGCCTCTTTCCGGGGCGTCCGCCTCCTCGTCACCCACGACCCCGTCGAGGCGGTGTCGCTGGCCGACCGGGTGGTGGTGCTGGAGGAGGGACGGGTCGTGCAGGAGGGCCTCCCCGCCGACCTGGCGGCCCGGCCCCGCTCCGCCTTCGTCGCCGATCTGGCCGGCGTGAACCTGTACCGGGGCCGGGCGTCGGGCGGCGGCATCGTCCTCGCCGGCGGGTTCGAGCTGCGGGCGCCCGCGGCGGCGTCGGCATCGGGCGCCGTGCTGGCCGTGATCCATCCCCGGGCCGTCTCCCTGCACCCCGCCCGCCCCGAGGGCACGCCCCGCAACGTGTGGGCGGGCACGGTCGAGTCGGTCGACCCCGAGGGGGAACGGGCCCGGGTCCGGGTCGACGGCCCGCTCCCGGTCGTGGCCGAGGTCACCCCGGCCGCCGTGGCCGAGCTGGGCCTGGCCCCGGGAACGCCGGTGTGGGCGGCGGTCAAGGCGGCCGAGGTGGGCGTCTACCCGGCCTGA